The following are from one region of the Salvia splendens isolate huo1 chromosome 2, SspV2, whole genome shotgun sequence genome:
- the LOC121792110 gene encoding sulfoquinovosyl transferase SQD2-like codes for MTIREFKDGKEERSPPLFEAEVNAKPLRIALFVEPSPFAYISGYKNRFQNFIKYLREMGDEVMVVTTHEGVPEEFHGAHLIGSRSFPFPWYQNVPLSLALSPRIISAVSQFKPDIIHASSPGIMVFGALTIAKLLSVPLVMSYHTHVPVYIPRYTFSWLVQPMWLVIKCLHRAADLTLVPSAAIAKDLVEAKATTANMIRIWNKGVDSESFHPRFRSQEMRLRLSNGEPDRPLIVHVGRLGVEKSLDFLKRVMDELPEARIAFIGDGPYRKDLEQMFSGMPAVFTGMLQGEELSQAYASGDVFVMPSESETLGQVVLEAMSSGLPVVGARAGGIPDMIPEDQQGRTGYLFTPGDLDDCLSKLKPLLHDQELRETIGKAARVETEKYDWRAATRKIRTENYNAAIWFWRKKRDEFLQPFQWLFQRFPQTPRAIQM; via the exons ATGACTATTCGAGAATTCAAAGATGGGAAAGAGGAAAGATCTCCTCCTCTGTTTGAGGCCGAAGTGAATGCTAAGCCTCTGCGCATTGCTCTATTTGTTGAGCCCTCTCCCTTTGC TTATATCTCTGGATACAAAAATAGGTTCCAGAATTTCATTAAATATCTacgagaaatgggtgatgag GTCATGGTCGTGACAACTCACGAAGGAGTACCAGAGGAGTTTCACGGAGCTCACTTGATTGGCTCAAGAAG CTTCCCCTTTCCATGGTACCAGAACGTACCCCTGTCACTTGCACTCAGCCCAAGAATAATATCAGCAGTTTCCCAATTCAAGCCGGATATCATACATGCTTCGTCTCCTGGCATTATG GTATTTGGTGCTCTCACTATTGCAAAATTACTATCTGTTCCGTTAGTGATGTCGTATCATACCCATGTTCCAGT GTATATACCCAGATACACATTTAGCTGGCTGGTGCAACCAATGTGGTTAGTTATAA AATGTCTGCACAGAGCTGCTGATCTTACCCTGGTACCTTCTGCTGCCATTGCGAAGGATCTTGTGGAAGCTAAAGCAACGACAG CTAACATGATACGCATCTGGAATAAGGGTGTTGATTCTGAGAGCTTTCACCCACGGTTTCGCTCCCAAGAGATGAGATTAAGATTAAG CAACGGAGAACCCGACAGACCATTGATAGTTCATGTAGGGAGGCTTGGAGTTGAAAAGAGTTTGGATTTCCTCAAAAG GGTCATGGATGAGCTCCCAGAGGCTCGGATCGCGTTCATTGGTGATGGACCATACAG GAAGGATTTGGAGCAGATGTTCTCCGGGATGCCAGCAGTATTCACAGGTATGCTACAGGGCGAAGAGCTTTCACAAGCATATGCGAGTGGAGATGTGTTCGTGATGCCTTCAGAGTCGGAGACTCTTGGGCAAGTTGTTCTGGAGGCCATGTCATCCGGACTTCCCGTGGTTGGTGCTCGTGCAGGAGGCATCCCCGACATGATACCTGAAGATCAGCAGGGGAGGACAGGATATTTGTTCACCCCAGGAGATCTCGATGATTGCTTGAGCAAACTGAAACCCCTTTTGCACGACCAAGAACTACGTGAAACTATAGGCAAAGCAGCTCGTGTGGAGACAGAGAAGTACGATTGGAGGGCAGCCACTCGCAAGATACGCACCGAGAACTATAACGCAGCCATTTGGTTctggaggaagaagagagaCGAGTTCCTGCAACCATTCCAATGGTTGTTCCAACGTTTCCCCCAAACGCC